A stretch of Chiloscyllium plagiosum isolate BGI_BamShark_2017 chromosome 6, ASM401019v2, whole genome shotgun sequence DNA encodes these proteins:
- the gpr12 gene encoding G-protein coupled receptor 12, translating into MNGDFQNTSGESGRWVAQSGENSSAAIASVVPFSESVNPWDVVLCTSGTVISCENAVVVVTILHSPSLRAPMFVLIGSLAVADLLAGVGLIANFAFAYLLRSEAAKLLTVGLVVASFSASICSLMAITIDRYLSLYYALTYNSERTVTFTYVMLVVLWGVSSCLGFLPVLGWNCLKDESTCSVIKPLTKNNVAVLSVSFLLMFAMMLQLYIQICKIVMRHAHQIALQHHFLATSHYVTTRKGVSTLAIILGTFAACWMPFTVYCLIADYTYPSIYTYATLLPATYNSIINPVIYAFRNQEIQKALWLICCGCIPPNILLRARSPSDV; encoded by the coding sequence ATGAACGGAGATTTCCAAAATACATCCGGTGAGTCTGGTCGCTGGGTGGCCCAGTCTGGCGAGAACAGCTCGGCAGCGATTGCCTCGGTGGTCCCGTTCTCGGAGAGCGTCAATCCTTGGGATGTGGTGCTGTGCACCTCGGGCACTGTCATCTCCTGCGAGAACGCCGTGGTGGTGGTGACCATTCTGCACAGCCCGAGCCTGCGAGCGCCCATGTTCGTGCTGATCGGCAGCCTGGCAGTGGCTGACCTGCTGGCGGGGGTCGGCCTCATCGCCAACTTCGCCTTCGCCTACCTGCTGCGGTCGGAAGCGGCCAAGCTGCTCACTGTGGGGCTGGTGGTCGCCTCGTTCTCCGCCTCCATCTGCAGCCTCATGGCCATCACCATCGACCGCTATCTCTCGCTGTACTACGCCTTGACTTACAACTCGGAGCGCACGGTCACTTTCACCTATGTCATGCTGGTCGTGCTGTGGGGGGTGTCCAGCTGCCTGGGATTCTTGCCCGTCCTGGGCTGGAACTGCCTGAAAGATGAGTCCACGTGTAGCGTCATCAAGCCCCTGACGAAAAACAATGTGGCCGTGCTCTCGGTCTCCTTCCTGCTCATGTTCGCAATGATGCTCCAGCTCTACATCCAGATCTGTAAGATAGTCATGAGACACGCCCATCAGATCGCCTTGCAACACCATTTCCTGGCCACGTCCCACTATGTCACCACCAGGAAAGGGGTCTCCACTTTAGCCATCATTCTGGGCACCTTCGCTGCCTGCTGGATGCCTTTCACCGTTTACTGCTTGATAGCGGACTACACCTACCCCTCTATCTACACCTATGCTACCCTGCTACCTGCCACTTACAACTCCATCATTAACCCTGTCATCTACGCCTTCCGAAACCAGGAGATCCAGAAGGCGCTCTGGCTCATCTGCTGCGGATGTATCCCTCCCAATATCTTACTCCGAGCACGGTCCCCTAGCGACGTATAA